The Vicinamibacteria bacterium genome window below encodes:
- a CDS encoding secondary thiamine-phosphate synthase enzyme YjbQ produces MPVTTIRHSIRTEGNGHVVDITAKVATAVKGCELESGTATVFVTGSTAGITTIEYEPGLVHDLTAAFERLYPQALTYRHHETWGDDNGHSHVRAAMLGPSLVVPFVEGRLLLGTWQQVILVDFDTRPRSRDFVVQIVG; encoded by the coding sequence GGCAACGGGCACGTCGTCGACATCACCGCGAAGGTCGCGACAGCGGTAAAGGGCTGTGAGCTCGAATCGGGTACGGCCACGGTCTTCGTGACCGGCTCCACCGCAGGAATCACGACCATCGAGTACGAGCCGGGACTGGTGCACGATCTCACCGCCGCCTTCGAGAGGCTCTACCCACAAGCCCTTACCTACCGTCACCACGAAACATGGGGCGATGACAACGGACACAGCCACGTGCGTGCCGCGATGCTGGGTCCCTCTCTCGTCGTACCCTTCGTCGAGGGACGACTCCTTCTCGGGACGTGGCAGCAGGTAATTCTCGTGGATTTCGACACCCGACCCCGTTCACGCGATTTCGTCGTGCAGATCGTGGGATGA
- a CDS encoding class I SAM-dependent methyltransferase, with amino-acid sequence MEPIVDPRIESYVEAHSSPSTELLIRLERETRETMKSPQMLTGPEEGHFLRLLVSISKARRIVEVGTFTGYSALMMASALPEDGELITCEVNPEAEAVARRYFAESEDGHKIRIVMGPALETLSRLEGPFDLAFVDADKENYPRYYERLVELVRAGGLIAVDNALWSGEVLDPRDDESRAIHRLNEIIRDDPRVDNVLLTIRDGIHLVQKRQDAR; translated from the coding sequence ATGGAGCCCATCGTCGACCCCAGGATCGAGAGTTACGTAGAGGCTCATTCGAGCCCTTCGACCGAGCTTCTGATCCGGCTGGAGAGAGAGACCCGCGAGACGATGAAGTCGCCTCAGATGTTGACCGGGCCCGAAGAAGGGCACTTTCTCCGGCTGCTCGTGTCGATCTCGAAGGCGAGGCGGATCGTCGAGGTCGGTACGTTCACCGGATACAGCGCGCTCATGATGGCGTCGGCTCTTCCCGAAGACGGCGAGCTCATCACCTGCGAGGTCAATCCCGAAGCTGAGGCCGTGGCGCGCCGCTATTTCGCCGAAAGCGAGGACGGGCACAAGATTCGCATCGTCATGGGGCCCGCTCTCGAGACGCTGTCAAGGCTCGAAGGACCCTTCGATCTCGCGTTCGTCGACGCCGACAAGGAGAACTACCCGCGCTACTACGAGAGGCTCGTCGAGCTCGTCCGCGCGGGCGGCCTCATCGCGGTCGACAACGCCCTGTGGAGCGGTGAAGTCCTCGACCCCCGAGATGACGAAAGCCGTGCCATTCATCGCCTCAACGAGATCATCCGCGACGATCCGAGGGTCGACAACGTACTCCTCACCATTCGCGATGGAATCCATCTAGTCCAGAAGCGCCAAGACGCCCGGTGA
- a CDS encoding sigma-54 dependent transcriptional regulator, whose protein sequence is MKSILVIDDNRLIRQTFKSHLTSEGFDVDLAADGIEGVDAFKRIEPDLVILDIHLPGIQGIEVLKQIREIDPKAYVIMITAFDDMKTTVEAMKRGAFEYICKPIDYDELLLSIRKAQRMREMDTKLDYLVTEASQAWSMDNIVGRTPQMREVFKTIGMLSRSTTTVLVRGESGTGKELVARAIHYNSVNRDEPFVAVNCTALAEGVLESELFGHVRGAFTGAVRDSRGKIEIAQKGTLFLDEIGDVSPNLQAKLLRVVENREFSRVGGERVQRTDARIVGATNRDLEELVREGKFREDLYYRLKVVEIRLPPLRERREDIPELVAYLLEKVNRHLHTNVRKVPESVMESLTNYDWKGNVRELENSLTRAVTLAHGDVLLAEHLPLVSRDGTQKGLVGDELTSLKDMERRYIARVLRHTRWNKSRASEILGITRPTLDKKIRDYSLVDPRKHRDGAGDEEQTLRSMG, encoded by the coding sequence ATGAAATCCATCCTGGTCATTGACGACAATCGGCTGATCCGCCAGACGTTCAAGTCCCATCTGACGAGTGAAGGATTCGATGTCGATCTGGCGGCCGACGGGATCGAGGGGGTGGATGCGTTCAAGCGCATCGAGCCCGATCTCGTCATTCTGGACATCCACCTCCCTGGCATACAGGGAATCGAGGTCCTGAAGCAGATTCGGGAGATCGACCCCAAGGCTTACGTCATCATGATCACCGCCTTCGACGACATGAAGACCACGGTGGAGGCGATGAAGCGCGGGGCGTTCGAGTATATCTGCAAACCCATCGATTACGACGAGCTCCTTCTCAGCATCCGCAAAGCGCAGAGGATGCGAGAGATGGACACCAAGCTCGACTACCTGGTCACCGAAGCATCCCAGGCGTGGAGCATGGACAACATCGTGGGCCGAACACCACAGATGCGTGAGGTCTTCAAGACTATCGGGATGCTCTCCCGAAGTACGACCACGGTGTTGGTACGGGGAGAATCGGGTACCGGCAAAGAGCTCGTCGCTCGCGCGATTCACTACAACTCAGTCAATCGGGACGAGCCATTCGTTGCCGTGAACTGCACGGCTCTGGCCGAAGGGGTGCTGGAGAGCGAGCTGTTCGGGCATGTCCGCGGTGCCTTCACCGGAGCGGTCCGCGATAGCCGCGGCAAGATCGAGATCGCCCAAAAGGGTACGCTCTTCCTCGACGAGATCGGCGACGTTTCCCCCAATCTCCAGGCGAAACTCTTGCGGGTGGTGGAGAATCGAGAGTTCTCGCGAGTTGGCGGCGAGAGGGTTCAAAGGACGGACGCCCGGATCGTCGGAGCCACCAATCGTGACCTGGAAGAGCTGGTTCGCGAGGGGAAGTTTCGCGAGGACCTCTATTATCGGCTGAAAGTCGTGGAGATCCGTCTTCCCCCCTTGCGTGAGCGCCGAGAGGACATTCCCGAGCTCGTTGCCTACCTGCTGGAAAAGGTAAATCGTCACCTTCACACCAACGTGAGAAAAGTCCCCGAGAGCGTCATGGAGAGTCTGACGAACTACGACTGGAAGGGAAACGTTCGAGAGCTCGAGAACTCCCTGACGCGCGCCGTCACCCTGGCGCATGGAGACGTGCTCCTCGCCGAACACCTGCCGCTCGTGAGCCGTGACGGCACGCAGAAAGGCCTCGTTGGCGACGAGCTGACCTCGCTGAAAGACATGGAGAGACGGTACATCGCTCGCGTCTTGCGGCATACTCGCTGGAACAAGTCTCGGGCGAGCGAGATCCTCGGCATTACCCGACCGACACTCGACAAGAAGATAAGGGATTACTCTCTCGTCGATCCTCGCAAGCACCGAGACGGTGCGGGGGACGAGGAGCAGACCCTCAGAAGTATGGGTTGA
- a CDS encoding ATP-binding protein, which produces MWRTKPLRLRDRFILSSTALITVLMSIVIFFVEKEQTAVLRARAEEHAVALARAVAQLSENFLKYYDLVALQQNMEYAAEDEDVLFAIVFNRNARTMAANEEARESFPAELFEISAEMGRLERGRVLREEISLPTPDGRSLSVLEVVAPVFVEEQLWGAVKLGLSLEEVKAEIRRIRIGLISLGFLGLTLGALGSVFLASRISRPLESLVEGTIRVAHGDLRHRIDIPPGDEIGELAANFNRMTAEILDDRRKLEEASRKLGEAEKLASIGRLATALAHEIRNPLTAVKLNMQKVAKHPALSSLEREQLGIAESGLQQVEKLVKDILSYARAPTLKKASVRVENLLDEALRFVEEPIDDKRIRTFTEYGELAPITVDADQLRQVFLNILLNATEAVSPGGTITVRTIMRDGSAVIEIEDDGAGIDVRDQPSVFDPFFTTKSLGTGLGLTNARKVVELHRGRIEIASELGVGTRLTITLPYEPDPDVDETTSELHEIHPGH; this is translated from the coding sequence ATGTGGCGCACCAAGCCTCTTCGCCTTCGCGATCGATTCATCCTCAGCTCGACCGCCCTCATCACCGTCTTGATGAGCATCGTCATCTTCTTCGTCGAGAAAGAGCAGACCGCGGTCCTGCGGGCACGTGCCGAGGAGCACGCGGTCGCGCTCGCCCGGGCGGTGGCGCAGCTCTCCGAGAACTTCCTCAAGTATTACGATCTCGTCGCACTTCAGCAAAACATGGAATATGCCGCCGAGGACGAAGACGTGCTCTTCGCCATCGTCTTCAATCGCAATGCCCGAACGATGGCGGCGAACGAGGAAGCTCGCGAGAGCTTTCCCGCAGAGCTGTTCGAGATCAGCGCGGAGATGGGAAGGCTCGAGCGCGGTCGAGTCCTTCGCGAGGAGATTTCGCTCCCCACGCCCGATGGCCGATCGCTCAGCGTCCTCGAGGTCGTGGCTCCAGTCTTCGTCGAAGAGCAGCTCTGGGGGGCGGTGAAGCTCGGTCTGTCACTCGAGGAAGTCAAAGCGGAGATTCGGCGTATCCGCATCGGGCTCATCAGCTTGGGCTTTCTCGGCCTGACCCTGGGCGCTCTGGGCTCGGTGTTTCTCGCGAGCCGCATCAGCCGCCCGCTCGAGAGTCTGGTCGAGGGCACGATTCGGGTCGCCCACGGTGATTTGCGCCATCGGATCGACATTCCTCCAGGCGACGAGATCGGTGAGCTGGCCGCGAACTTCAACCGCATGACCGCCGAGATACTGGACGACCGGCGAAAGCTCGAGGAGGCGTCGCGCAAGCTCGGCGAGGCGGAGAAGCTCGCGAGCATCGGCCGCCTGGCGACCGCGCTCGCCCATGAGATTCGCAATCCACTCACGGCGGTCAAGCTCAACATGCAGAAAGTCGCCAAACACCCGGCGTTGAGCTCTCTCGAGCGGGAGCAACTCGGCATCGCCGAGAGTGGACTGCAGCAGGTCGAAAAGCTCGTGAAGGACATCCTCAGCTATGCGCGAGCGCCGACTCTCAAGAAGGCAAGCGTTCGCGTGGAGAACCTGCTGGACGAGGCGCTTCGATTCGTCGAAGAGCCAATCGACGACAAGAGGATACGTACCTTTACCGAGTACGGGGAGCTTGCCCCCATTACGGTGGACGCCGATCAGCTGCGACAGGTCTTCCTCAACATCCTGCTCAACGCTACCGAAGCCGTCTCGCCGGGCGGTACGATTACCGTGCGAACGATAATGAGGGATGGCTCGGCGGTGATCGAGATCGAGGACGATGGTGCCGGCATCGACGTGCGCGATCAGCCTTCGGTGTTCGACCCCTTCTTCACCACCAAGAGCCTGGGCACCGGCCTGGGGTTGACCAACGCCCGTAAGGTCGTGGAACTGCATCGGGGGCGCATCGAGATCGCGAGCGAGCTCGGTGTGGGGACCCGTCTAACCATCACCCTTCCCTACGAACCGGATCCCGACGTGGACGAAACGACGAGCGAGCTTCATGAAATCCATCCTGGTCATTGA